AATGCTGATTGCTCCTTTTTCGTTAAAATTAGCTTTAATGATTAGAACGCCTGGAAAATTTTCTCTAATTCTATTTGCACTGGTGGTTATTATTCTGATTAATCGAAAGTCTTTGGCAAAGGGTGCAATTGCTACCTTCCTGGGAATTATGCTTGCTACAATAGGAATTGACTTAATGAAACCGATGGTACGTTTTAATTTTGGTTTTAATGTTTTAACTGAAGGGATAGATTTAATGGCGGTAATTATTGGCACATTTGCCGTTAGTGAAGTATTGATCCAAGCTGAAAAAAGCCAAGATGAAGTCAGTGTAAAAAAAGAAGAAACTGAGCATAAATTAAATAGGCGGGATTTTATTCCAAAATGGAAAGATATTAAAGAAATTGGGATAGTATCCTATATTAAAAGTGCATTGATTGGTTTTTTTGTTGGTGTGCTTCCGGGAGCAGGCGGTTCAATGGCTGCTTTTATTTCCTATTCCGAAGCGATAAGGGCATCAAAACATCCGGAAAGGTTTGGTACTTCAGAAACAGTAGAAGGTATAGCGGCAGCTGAAACGGCGAATAATGCCATGTGTGGCGGAGCTCTGGTTCCCATGTTAACTTTTGGTATCCCGGGAGATGCAACAACAGCAGTTGTATTAGGAGTATTAATTATTAATGGATTACAGCCCGGACCTCAATTAATGAGTACGCAATTTCATTTGGTCGCTCCCATGTTCGCTGCTTTATTTGTAAGTGCTTTGATATTGTTGCCTTTAAGTCTTTTTCTGCTTGGACCTTATTGTATAAAAATAGTTTTAATAGATAGAGGTATATTATATGCCAGTATTGCAACAGTAGCAATCGTTGGAGCTTATGTTAGCACCTTTTCGATTTTTCAGATGTTCATGGCTTTAATTATGGGAATCATCGCTTATATCCTTAGAAAGCAAAATTTTCCAGTTGTTTGTCTATTGTTAGGTTTTATATTAGGGCCTATGGCAGAAGATTATTTCAGAAGAGCCCTTTCCCTTGGGCATGGCAATCCTTTAATTTTCTTTAGAAGTGCCGATAGTGTCTTCTTTTTAGTTCTAACAATAGTATTTTACTATTTCTTAATTGTTCGTCGTCGACCGGGAAAATAGATAGAATAATGGTTGAAAAAAAAGATTTATTTTGTGATTAAGAAAATAAAAAATTATTATATTCAAGAAAAGATAACCAAGATGATAAAAAAATTTAAAGTTCTATTATTAGAAAATATTGATCAGAAAGGAATTGATATTCTTAAGA
This window of the Candidatus Atribacteria bacterium genome carries:
- a CDS encoding tricarboxylate transporter; translation: MENIQGILNGFVVLTNLTIFIYLVIGFFIGMFFGAVPGLTSCLAIALILPLTYSMDIVSSLVMCMGIFMAGIYSGSITAITINIPGAPSAMMTALEGNKLMQNGQGAKALGHAAFGSMIGGTIGSILLMLIAPFSLKLALMIRTPGKFSLILFALVVIILINRKSLAKGAIATFLGIMLATIGIDLMKPMVRFNFGFNVLTEGIDLMAVIIGTFAVSEVLIQAEKSQDEVSVKKEETEHKLNRRDFIPKWKDIKEIGIVSYIKSALIGFFVGVLPGAGGSMAAFISYSEAIRASKHPERFGTSETVEGIAAAETANNAMCGGALVPMLTFGIPGDATTAVVLGVLIINGLQPGPQLMSTQFHLVAPMFAALFVSALILLPLSLFLLGPYCIKIVLIDRGILYASIATVAIVGAYVSTFSIFQMFMALIMGIIAYILRKQNFPVVCLLLGFILGPMAEDYFRRALSLGHGNPLIFFRSADSVFFLVLTIVFYYFLIVRRRPGK